A single window of Grus americana isolate bGruAme1 chromosome 6, bGruAme1.mat, whole genome shotgun sequence DNA harbors:
- the PJVK gene encoding pejvakin, whose amino-acid sequence MFAAATKNFVKQVGDGGRLVPVPSLSEADKYQPLSLVIKKRKCLLSKTSKFASTPFTLKDILQGEKEISAGVSSYQLLNYEDKSDVSLNGRRGNHIMNDVGFDVAGSDSIAFKASFGIVTKHEVEVPTLLKELTTRKINFDHCLVHQSRKSRMEILCVVMESIRTTRQCSLTVHTGMRGETMRFHIIEDQNYKGRDKAIVFPAHTTIAFSVFELYIHLDGNFELCVTPVSKGGFEKEKSGSSSLTKLRRLKRNLFHRNKRVVDTIANSDAYLEDLFTDYYEKAASMTDLSTSYLREGSHIRINLLNNNIPKGPCVLCGMGSSKRETVYGCLECSFNGQKYVRLHAVPCFDLWHKRVK is encoded by the exons ATGTTTGCTGCTGCAACCAAAAACTTTGTTAAACAGGTTGGTGATGGAGGAAGACTAGTTCCCGTGCCCAGTCTTAGTGAAGCTGATAAATACCAACCTCTGAGCCTTGtgattaagaaaagaaaatgtttactttcAAAAACATCTAAATTTGCTTCAACACCTTTCACATTAAAAGACATTCTTCAAGGCGAGAAAGAAATTTCTGCAG GTGTCTCGTCTTACCAGTTGCTCAACTATGAAGACAAATCAGATGTTTCACTTAACGGTAGAAGAGGAAATCATATAATGAATGATGTTGGTTTTGATGTTGCTGGATCAGATTCTATTGCCTTTAAAGCTTCATTTGGCATAGTGACCAAACATGAGGTTGAAGTACCAACATTGCTTAAAGAACTTACTACAAG aaaaataaactttgatCATTGTCTAGTCCATCAGTCAAGAAAAAGTAGGATGGAAATTTTGTGCGTGGTCATGGAAAGTATTAGAACTACAAGGCAGTGCTCCTTAACCGTCCATACTGGAATGCGTGGAGAGACAATGAGG TTTCACATTATTGAAGATCAGAATTATAAAGGGCGGGATAAAGCCATTGTATTTCCTGCGCATACAACTATTGCTTTCAGTGTATTTGAACTTTATATTCATTTGGATGGTAATTTTG agcTCTGTGTGACTCCAGTTTCAAAAGGAGgatttgaaaaagagaaatctggATCATCTTCACTGACCAAATTAAGGAGGTTAAAGAGAAATCTGTTTCATCGAA ataaaagagTAGTGGATACCATTGCTAACTCTGATGCTTACTTGGAGGACCTTTTTACAGATTATTATGAAAAAGCTGCGAGCATGACTGATCTATCTACAAGCTATCTCAGAGAAGGGTCTCATATCCGaattaatttgcttaataacAACATCCCCAAAGGTCCCTGTGTCCTTTGTGGAATGGGAAGTTCTAAAAGGGAGACAGTCTACGGATGCCTCGAGTGTTCTTTTAATGGACAAAAGTACGTACGACTGCACGCTGTGCCCTGCTTTGACCTCTGGCATAAGCGAGTTAAGTAA
- the FKBP7 gene encoding peptidyl-prolyl cis-trans isomerase FKBP7 produces MGRGLTLLLLPLALLAAPVQAEGGTAAAAAEEVKIEVLHLPEVCSPKSKKGDLLNAHYDGFLASDGSKFYCSRTQNEGHPKWFVLGVGQVIKGLDIAMMNMCPGEKRKVIIPPSLAYGQQGYAQGKIPPNATLIFEIELYAVNKGPRSVEAFNQIDKDSDKKLSELEISQYLKEEFARDGKKRHPSVHDEILADIFKKNDHDGDGFISAKEYNVYQHDEL; encoded by the exons ATGGGCCGCGGGCTgaccctgctcctcctgccgcTGGCCCTGCTGGCGGCCCCGGTGCAGGCCGAAGGGGGcacggcggcggcagcggcggaggAGGTTAAAATAGAGGTGCTGCACCTCCCCGAGGTGTGCAGCCCGAAGAGCAAGAAGGGGGATCTGCTGAACGCGCACTACGACGGTTTCCTGGCCAGCGACGGATCCAAGTTTTACTGCAG tcgGACGCAAAATGAAGGTCATCCAAAATGGTTTGTTCTGGGTGTTGGACAAGTCATAAAAGGGTTAGATATTGCTATGATGAATATGTGTCCTGGAGAAAAACGGAAAGTGATCATCCCTCCGTCATTAGCATATGGACAGCAAGGATAtg CACAGGGCAAGATTCCACCCAATGCAACATTGATCTTTGAGATTGAACTTTATGCAGTAAATAAGGGACCTCGCAGTGTTGAAGCATTTAATCAAATAGACAAGGACAGTGACAAGAAACTCTCTGAACTTGAG atAAGCCAGTATTTGAAAGAAGAATTTGCAAGAGATGGCAAAAAACGTCATCCTTCAGTCCATGATGAAATCTTAGCTGATATATTTAAGAAGAATGACCATGATGGAGATGGTTTCATATCAGCAAAGGAATACAATGTCTACCAGCATGATGAACTCTAA